Proteins encoded together in one Balnearium lithotrophicum window:
- a CDS encoding DUF475 domain-containing protein: MNLKRLIAEFLVILLVSWVLEFLYMGIKGVFEGTTLSLLEISLSFDNAVMNAVILTGLTRVWRKRFLTWGMVVAVFGMRFLFPVLIVSVTSGLSVEKVVEIALAEPEVYAHHLESSEPLILAFGGSFLLMVFLKWLFDSTKELHWIRFFEEGAVKLAKWGEIRLIVGLSAVFLIGMFKKDSNIILSMIVGILLFELVHYVKGALDYFKEKKNLDAGIGAFIYLELLDASCSLDGTVGAFAVSQNLVIITVGLSVGAFILRSLTLYFVESGKLSQFPYLEHGAHWGIGALGIMMLVELFKPIPEFVMSSLALIFILSSLYSSIKRTKPLFLD; encoded by the coding sequence TTGAACTTGAAGAGGCTCATAGCGGAGTTCTTAGTAATTCTCCTTGTCAGCTGGGTTTTAGAGTTTCTCTACATGGGAATAAAGGGAGTTTTTGAGGGAACAACCCTCTCCCTATTGGAAATCTCCCTCTCCTTTGACAATGCAGTAATGAATGCAGTTATTCTTACAGGTTTAACGAGAGTTTGGAGAAAAAGATTTTTAACTTGGGGAATGGTTGTTGCAGTTTTTGGAATGAGGTTCCTGTTTCCGGTTTTAATAGTTTCGGTTACATCCGGCCTCTCAGTTGAAAAGGTCGTTGAAATAGCTCTTGCAGAACCAGAGGTTTACGCTCACCATCTGGAGTCATCAGAACCTTTAATTCTCGCATTTGGAGGCTCCTTCCTCCTAATGGTTTTCTTAAAGTGGCTCTTTGACTCAACAAAGGAGCTCCACTGGATAAGATTCTTCGAGGAGGGGGCAGTTAAACTTGCAAAATGGGGAGAAATTAGATTAATAGTAGGGTTATCTGCCGTTTTTCTAATAGGAATGTTTAAAAAGGACTCAAACATTATCCTCTCAATGATTGTTGGAATTTTACTCTTTGAGTTGGTTCACTACGTTAAGGGGGCTTTAGACTACTTTAAGGAAAAGAAAAACTTGGATGCCGGAATTGGAGCCTTCATCTATTTAGAGCTCCTTGACGCCTCCTGTTCCTTGGACGGAACCGTCGGAGCATTTGCAGTTAGCCAGAACTTAGTTATCATCACTGTAGGTCTCTCTGTTGGTGCCTTTATACTCCGTTCCCTAACGCTTTACTTTGTTGAATCTGGTAAGTTGAGCCAGTTTCCATACTTGGAGCACGGAGCCCACTGGGGAATAGGAGCTCTTGGAATTATGATGCTCGTGGAGCTCTTTAAACCTATCCCTGAATTTGTTATGAGCTCTCTCGCTCTAATATTCATTCTCTCTTCACTTTACTCATCAATTAAGAGGACTAAACCTCTGTTTTTAGACTGA